The genomic stretch GCCGATGGACTGGGCGGCGACGCTCGGTGCCCTGGGCGTCGGCGTCTGGGTGCTGGCCTTGATCGCCCTGGGCCGCTCGGACGGCCCGCCCGTGGTCTCTGAAGCCTTGGCCTATGCGGCGCTGTCGGTCGCGGCGTGGGACCTGTGGCGGTTTTTGCGTCCACGAGACTGGCCATTCTCGCCGGACTTGTGGAGATACGAGCATCTGGTGAAGATGCTGAGCGCCTATGCTGCGGTCCTGAGCGCCTTTTCCGGCAATTTCCTGACCGTCCTGCCCCAGCCCTGGAGCCAGCTCTGGCCGTCCGTCCTGTTCCCGTTGATCGCCACACTCTGGACGGCGACCCTGATCCTGCGGCGGCGCGCCCAGCCGGCATGAGGAGGCCGACGGTCGCCGTCGTGATGGCGGGATTCACCGCC from Brevundimonas sp. SL130 encodes the following:
- a CDS encoding DUF2306 domain-containing protein, with the translated sequence MTLFQPFLVLHISTGMAAVLVGFGPLLTAKGSRAHRLWGRAFVVLMTILLACAWVMTALHFNTYFLALSATASLTLFSGVRVLGRKRPDIHPQDRARPMDWAATLGALGVGVWVLALIALGRSDGPPVVSEALAYAALSVAAWDLWRFLRPRDWPFSPDLWRYEHLVKMLSAYAAVLSAFSGNFLTVLPQPWSQLWPSVLFPLIATLWTATLILRRRAQPA